From Calditrichota bacterium, one genomic window encodes:
- a CDS encoding glycosyltransferase family 9 protein, giving the protein MKINTEEIQKILIIQYQPFGDVLLNTGYLPALRRKFPTAKIDFLVRKPYHNALLENPDIDELVIFQNGKGTKDYLLERIKLISNIRKRKYDLVIDQIRNTGSAQITILSGAKYRLGLVNQRWRSYYNLKAERKKLRYYSAMKFDTLAPLGIEEEKHKLFFHISQDSTEKIKNWFNENNLSGDKLICFSPGTPVKGKQWDLANYAKLADLIIEKTDCRVLLLWAPNEKEDVETVKSFMENEPIMALPTTFNEAAAVLKECRLLVCNDGGLNHLSVATETPSIAFFGKHKPTRWSPASVFKGYHHFYNESADYNSDKSLGIPVEQVFSKIKEIVG; this is encoded by the coding sequence TTGAAAATAAATACAGAAGAAATCCAAAAAATACTAATAATTCAATATCAGCCTTTTGGCGATGTTTTATTAAACACAGGCTATCTCCCGGCTTTGCGAAGAAAATTCCCCACCGCAAAGATTGATTTTCTTGTAAGAAAACCATATCACAATGCTCTTTTGGAAAATCCGGACATTGATGAATTGGTTATATTTCAAAATGGCAAGGGAACTAAAGATTATCTTCTGGAAAGAATTAAACTGATAAGCAATATCAGGAAGCGTAAATATGATTTGGTTATCGATCAAATCAGAAATACAGGTTCTGCGCAAATAACAATTCTCAGCGGTGCAAAATATCGATTAGGCCTGGTTAATCAACGATGGCGCTCATACTATAATCTAAAAGCCGAAAGAAAAAAGCTGCGTTATTATTCAGCTATGAAATTTGACACGCTTGCTCCTTTGGGAATTGAAGAAGAAAAACACAAATTATTTTTTCATATTTCACAAGACTCCACAGAAAAAATTAAGAATTGGTTTAATGAGAACAATTTATCTGGTGATAAACTAATTTGTTTTTCTCCCGGAACACCGGTTAAAGGCAAGCAATGGGATTTGGCAAATTATGCAAAACTTGCTGATTTGATTATTGAAAAAACCGATTGCAGGGTATTATTGCTTTGGGCTCCAAACGAGAAAGAAGATGTTGAAACCGTAAAATCGTTTATGGAAAATGAGCCAATTATGGCTTTGCCAACTACATTTAATGAGGCTGCTGCAGTTTTAAAAGAATGCCGTTTACTGGTTTGTAACGATGGCGGTCTAAATCATTTGTCCGTTGCAACAGAGACGCCTTCCATTGCCTTTTTTGGCAAACATAAACCAACCCGCTGGAGTCCGGCTTCTGTTTTTAAAGGGTATCATCATTTTTATAATGAGAGTGCTGATTATAATAGTGACAAATCGCTGGGAATACCAGTTGAGCAGGTGTTTAGCAAAATAAAAGAGATTGTAGGATAA
- the tagD gene encoding glycerol-3-phosphate cytidylyltransferase, translating to MKKVITYGTFDLFHLGHLRILKRAKELGDYLIVAVSSDEFNAVKGKKCVYPFEHRKMIVEAIRYVDEVIREDVWEQKAEDIRKHSVDTLVMGEDWKGKFDELNNLCQVVYLERTPEISSTEIKHHVKKHH from the coding sequence ATGAAAAAAGTAATAACATATGGTACGTTCGATCTGTTTCATCTGGGTCATTTGCGTATCCTTAAGAGGGCAAAAGAATTAGGCGATTACCTGATTGTTGCAGTTTCTTCCGATGAATTTAATGCGGTAAAGGGAAAAAAGTGTGTTTATCCTTTTGAACATAGGAAGATGATTGTTGAGGCTATCAGATATGTCGATGAAGTAATCCGGGAAGATGTATGGGAGCAAAAGGCAGAAGACATCCGAAAGCATAGTGTTGATACTTTGGTAATGGGCGAGGATTGGAAAGGAAAGTTTGATGAGCTAAACAATCTATGCCAGGTAGTATATTTGGAGCGCACACCCGAAATATCTTCAACTGAAATAAAACATCATGTTAAAAAACATCATTAA